A window of the Carassius gibelio isolate Cgi1373 ecotype wild population from Czech Republic chromosome B16, carGib1.2-hapl.c, whole genome shotgun sequence genome harbors these coding sequences:
- the LOC127975468 gene encoding protein Aster-A isoform X1 yields the protein MAVTPPPEITIAEPISIPILNVLPPSSDTESWSCSPSPRPHRYHSRSRNQEKRRAKGPEEDKSKKRWDKGQGKQEERSKSPSHASPSSPMVSNVEEEEQSTPPVLLLPPSRSWSRSSSLNRLSRWSIRSLLSKDSDCDSSSTASNSPRSTPGSSPYLRRRVLGGRASEGETGGDRSAGGSESPLLPTPSSSTSSYPLSARHFTRNAKKMQSWYNVLSPTYKQRNEDFRKLFKKLPDTERLIVDYSCALQRDILLQGRLYLSENWLCFYSNIFRWETTITILLKDVTSLTKEKTAKLIPNAIQISTEHEKHFFTSFGARDRSFMMIFRLWQNALMDKTLSPKELWHIVHQCYGTELGLTSEDDDYVSPTAEHMNGLLPGDEPVSVTDLLDLGSVPVAPVASSPPSSASVLPCALGSSPPCFSSTSCLPVEVPSTRASIEPEPSPPSSQSSLPPSTNTGAAPSSTIMEEDGDSQSESVNQSLQSLPTVPHSLGNLSSLDITNDEELPTDPSNSSDTQEESEVESFCTDLRGRLHINTVVRMSVDKLHDLLFSDTHFIQHLFSQRHFTDLSVHEWQQDSSSGNSSRVLSYTIAINNPLGPKTAPVVETQTLHKSSTRGECYVVDSEVITSGIPYQDYFYTLHRYCLTSVNKHKSRLRVSSDICYRKQPWSLVKALIEKNTWSGIEEYYRHMEMEVCKLETLLQSDVSVVSPGDMPSADSAKTPPGLRRRKRNCPRRAGERERERDGAGGGGGERGDRGIGDERERGEAGAQYVKLGMRWRGSGNNNNSISTILLIVSFILVVLVALNMMLFYKLWALERAAHTLETWHSYSLTDSPLPQTAGEWAQVLQLQRQFHQAQMNKWQQILQSSVTLLDQMKQSLEKLHRGMIPPEVQEESESEPETLMDQ from the exons ATGGCCGTGACACCACCTCCTGAAATCACCATAGCTGAGCCCATTTCCATTCCAATCCTGAATGTTCTCCCACCGTCATCCGATACGGAGTCGTGGTCCTGTTCCCCAAGCCCACGGCCTCATCGGTACCACTCTCGCAGCCGAAACCAGGAGAAGAGAAGGGCCAAAGGGCCTGAAGAGGACAAATCAAAGAAGCGTTGGGATAAAGGGCAAGGGAAACAAGAAGAGAGGAGCAAAAGCCCATCACATGCATCTCCATCATCTCCGATGGTTTCTAATGTTGAAGAGGAAGAGCAGAGCACCCCCCCTGTGCTTCTCCTACCCCCATCCCGCTCATGGTCACGGAGCTCCTCGTTAAACAGGCTCTCTCGCTGGTCTATCCGTAGCCTTCTCAGCAAGGACTCGGATTGTGACAGCAGCAG TACAGCCAGTAATTCTCCACGCAGTACTCCCGGTAGCTCGCCCTACCTGCGCCGCCGTGTGCTGGGAGGCAGAGCCAGCGAAGGGGAGACAGGCGGGGACAGAAGCGCTGGGGGTTCAGAGAGCCCCCTGCTTCCTACTCCCTCCTCATCCACCTCCTCCTACCCGCTCTCGGCCCGACACTTCACCCGCAATGCCAAG AAAATGCAGAGCTGGTATAAT GTTCTCAGCCCAACATACAAACAGAGGAATGAAGACTTTCGTAAACTCTTTAAAAAGCTTCCTGATACAGAGCGTCTCATAGTGG ACTACTCATGTGCACTGCAGAGAGACATTCTGCTCCAGGGACGCCTCTACCTGTCGGAGAACTGGCTCTGCTTCTATAGTAATATCTTTCGATGGGAGACTACG ATAACCATACTGCTGAAAGATGTGACCAGTCTGACCAAGGAGAAGACGGCCAAGCTCATCCCCAACGCCATCCAAATTAGCACTGAACACGAGAAG CACTTCTTTACATCATTTGGGGCGAGGGATCGCAGCTTCatgatgatcttcagactatggcAGAATGCACTGATGGATAAG ACTCTGTCTCCAAAAGAGCTTTGGCACATCGTTCACCAGTGTTACGGCACTGAGCTGGGGCTCACTAGTGAAGATGATGACTATGTCTCCCCTACTGCTGAACATATGAACGGCCTGCT GCCAGGCGATGAGCCGGTCTCCGTCACTGACCTGCTGGATCTGGGTTCAGTGCCTGTGGCTCCGGTAGCCTCCTCTCCACCCTCATCTGCCTCCGTTCTTCCCTGCGCTTTAGGATCTTCACCTCCATGCTTCTCTTCCACTTCCTGCCTGCCTGTGGAGGTGCCATCTACCCGGGCCAGCATCGAACCTGAGCCCAGTCCACCCAGCTCCCAAAGCTCATTGCCACCCTCTACAAACACTGGAGCTGCCCCGTCCTCAACC ATTATGGAAGAAGACGGGGACAGCCAGTCAGAATCGGTCAATCAGTCACTTCAGTCTCTTCCCACTGTCCCACACAGCCTGGGAAACCTCTCGTCACTGGATATCACCAATGATGAAGAGCTCCCAACTGACCCCAGCAACTCCTCTGACACTCAGGAAGAGA GTGAGGTGGAGTCCTTCTGTACGGATCTCAGAGGCCGGCTGCATATCAACACAGTGGTTCGCATGAGCGTGGACAAGCTCCACGACCTTCTGTTCTCAGACACTCACTTCATACAGCACCTCTTCTCACAGCGTCACTTCACTG ATCTCTCTGTGCACGAGTGGCAGCAGGACAGCAGCAGTGGGAACAGCAGTAGAGTTTTGAGTTACACCATCGCCATCAACAACCCACTGGGCCCAAAAACTgctcctgtggtggaaacacag ACTCTCCACAAGAGCAGCACCCGGGGGGAGTGTTACGTGGTGGACTCGGAGGTCATAACCTCAGGCATTCCCTACCAGGACTACTTCTACACATTACACAGATACTGCCTCACCTCTGTCAACAAGCACAAGAGCCGCCTCAG ggtCTCGTCTGATATCTGCTACAGGAAGCAGCCGTGGAGTCTTGTGAAAGCTCTGATAGAGAAGAACACTTGGAGCGGCATTGAAGAGTATTACAGACACATGG AGATGGAGGTGTGTAAGCTGGAAACGCTGTTGCAGTCAGATGTTTCTGTTGTGAGCCCTGGGGACATGCCATCTGCGGACTCCGCCAAGACTCCCCCCGGCCTGCGCAGACGCAAACGCAACTGTCCCAGACGAGCAGGAGAGCGGGAGAGAGAACGGGACGGAGCGGGAGGAGGAGGCGGGGAGCGGGGCGACCGAGGAATTGGAGATGAGCGTGAAAGGGGGGAAGCTG gtgctcAGTATGTGAAATTAGGGATGAGGTGGCGCGGATCCGGCAACAACAACAATAGCATCTCCACCATCCTGCTCATTGTGAGCTTCAT tctggtcgttctggtggcTCTGAACATGATGCTCTTCTACAAACTCTGGGCGCTTGAGCGGGCCGCGCACACACTGGAGACTTGGCACTCGTACTCTTTAACTGACAG TCCTCTGCCGCAGACAGCAGGAGAATGGGCGCAGGTCCTGCAGCTCCAGAGGCAGTTCCACCAGGCCCAGATGAACAAATGGCAGCAGATCCTACAATCTTCTGTTACACttctggatcag ATGAAACAGTCTCTGGAGAAGCTCCACAGAGGAATGATCCCACCTGAGGTGCAGGAGGAGTCTGAATCAGAACCAGAAACTCTGATGGATCAGTGA
- the LOC127975468 gene encoding protein Aster-A isoform X2, with amino-acid sequence MAVYDFEIYICVSICLGPLVNLLTEIMAASQRKTDYGDGRTSEDYYALTASNSPRSTPGSSPYLRRRVLGGRASEGETGGDRSAGGSESPLLPTPSSSTSSYPLSARHFTRNAKKMQSWYNVLSPTYKQRNEDFRKLFKKLPDTERLIVDYSCALQRDILLQGRLYLSENWLCFYSNIFRWETTITILLKDVTSLTKEKTAKLIPNAIQISTEHEKHFFTSFGARDRSFMMIFRLWQNALMDKTLSPKELWHIVHQCYGTELGLTSEDDDYVSPTAEHMNGLLPGDEPVSVTDLLDLGSVPVAPVASSPPSSASVLPCALGSSPPCFSSTSCLPVEVPSTRASIEPEPSPPSSQSSLPPSTNTGAAPSSTIMEEDGDSQSESVNQSLQSLPTVPHSLGNLSSLDITNDEELPTDPSNSSDTQEESEVESFCTDLRGRLHINTVVRMSVDKLHDLLFSDTHFIQHLFSQRHFTDLSVHEWQQDSSSGNSSRVLSYTIAINNPLGPKTAPVVETQTLHKSSTRGECYVVDSEVITSGIPYQDYFYTLHRYCLTSVNKHKSRLRVSSDICYRKQPWSLVKALIEKNTWSGIEEYYRHMEMEVCKLETLLQSDVSVVSPGDMPSADSAKTPPGLRRRKRNCPRRAGERERERDGAGGGGGERGDRGIGDERERGEAGAQYVKLGMRWRGSGNNNNSISTILLIVSFILVVLVALNMMLFYKLWALERAAHTLETWHSYSLTDSPLPQTAGEWAQVLQLQRQFHQAQMNKWQQILQSSVTLLDQMKQSLEKLHRGMIPPEVQEESESEPETLMDQ; translated from the exons ATGGCTGTGTATGATTTTGAAATCTATATTTGTGTATCTATATGTCTTGGACCTCTGGTCAACCTTCTTACTGAGATTATGGCAGCCTCTCAAAGGAAAACAGATTATGGAGATGGCCGGACCTCTGAGGATTATTATGCACT TACAGCCAGTAATTCTCCACGCAGTACTCCCGGTAGCTCGCCCTACCTGCGCCGCCGTGTGCTGGGAGGCAGAGCCAGCGAAGGGGAGACAGGCGGGGACAGAAGCGCTGGGGGTTCAGAGAGCCCCCTGCTTCCTACTCCCTCCTCATCCACCTCCTCCTACCCGCTCTCGGCCCGACACTTCACCCGCAATGCCAAG AAAATGCAGAGCTGGTATAAT GTTCTCAGCCCAACATACAAACAGAGGAATGAAGACTTTCGTAAACTCTTTAAAAAGCTTCCTGATACAGAGCGTCTCATAGTGG ACTACTCATGTGCACTGCAGAGAGACATTCTGCTCCAGGGACGCCTCTACCTGTCGGAGAACTGGCTCTGCTTCTATAGTAATATCTTTCGATGGGAGACTACG ATAACCATACTGCTGAAAGATGTGACCAGTCTGACCAAGGAGAAGACGGCCAAGCTCATCCCCAACGCCATCCAAATTAGCACTGAACACGAGAAG CACTTCTTTACATCATTTGGGGCGAGGGATCGCAGCTTCatgatgatcttcagactatggcAGAATGCACTGATGGATAAG ACTCTGTCTCCAAAAGAGCTTTGGCACATCGTTCACCAGTGTTACGGCACTGAGCTGGGGCTCACTAGTGAAGATGATGACTATGTCTCCCCTACTGCTGAACATATGAACGGCCTGCT GCCAGGCGATGAGCCGGTCTCCGTCACTGACCTGCTGGATCTGGGTTCAGTGCCTGTGGCTCCGGTAGCCTCCTCTCCACCCTCATCTGCCTCCGTTCTTCCCTGCGCTTTAGGATCTTCACCTCCATGCTTCTCTTCCACTTCCTGCCTGCCTGTGGAGGTGCCATCTACCCGGGCCAGCATCGAACCTGAGCCCAGTCCACCCAGCTCCCAAAGCTCATTGCCACCCTCTACAAACACTGGAGCTGCCCCGTCCTCAACC ATTATGGAAGAAGACGGGGACAGCCAGTCAGAATCGGTCAATCAGTCACTTCAGTCTCTTCCCACTGTCCCACACAGCCTGGGAAACCTCTCGTCACTGGATATCACCAATGATGAAGAGCTCCCAACTGACCCCAGCAACTCCTCTGACACTCAGGAAGAGA GTGAGGTGGAGTCCTTCTGTACGGATCTCAGAGGCCGGCTGCATATCAACACAGTGGTTCGCATGAGCGTGGACAAGCTCCACGACCTTCTGTTCTCAGACACTCACTTCATACAGCACCTCTTCTCACAGCGTCACTTCACTG ATCTCTCTGTGCACGAGTGGCAGCAGGACAGCAGCAGTGGGAACAGCAGTAGAGTTTTGAGTTACACCATCGCCATCAACAACCCACTGGGCCCAAAAACTgctcctgtggtggaaacacag ACTCTCCACAAGAGCAGCACCCGGGGGGAGTGTTACGTGGTGGACTCGGAGGTCATAACCTCAGGCATTCCCTACCAGGACTACTTCTACACATTACACAGATACTGCCTCACCTCTGTCAACAAGCACAAGAGCCGCCTCAG ggtCTCGTCTGATATCTGCTACAGGAAGCAGCCGTGGAGTCTTGTGAAAGCTCTGATAGAGAAGAACACTTGGAGCGGCATTGAAGAGTATTACAGACACATGG AGATGGAGGTGTGTAAGCTGGAAACGCTGTTGCAGTCAGATGTTTCTGTTGTGAGCCCTGGGGACATGCCATCTGCGGACTCCGCCAAGACTCCCCCCGGCCTGCGCAGACGCAAACGCAACTGTCCCAGACGAGCAGGAGAGCGGGAGAGAGAACGGGACGGAGCGGGAGGAGGAGGCGGGGAGCGGGGCGACCGAGGAATTGGAGATGAGCGTGAAAGGGGGGAAGCTG gtgctcAGTATGTGAAATTAGGGATGAGGTGGCGCGGATCCGGCAACAACAACAATAGCATCTCCACCATCCTGCTCATTGTGAGCTTCAT tctggtcgttctggtggcTCTGAACATGATGCTCTTCTACAAACTCTGGGCGCTTGAGCGGGCCGCGCACACACTGGAGACTTGGCACTCGTACTCTTTAACTGACAG TCCTCTGCCGCAGACAGCAGGAGAATGGGCGCAGGTCCTGCAGCTCCAGAGGCAGTTCCACCAGGCCCAGATGAACAAATGGCAGCAGATCCTACAATCTTCTGTTACACttctggatcag ATGAAACAGTCTCTGGAGAAGCTCCACAGAGGAATGATCCCACCTGAGGTGCAGGAGGAGTCTGAATCAGAACCAGAAACTCTGATGGATCAGTGA
- the LOC127975468 gene encoding protein Aster-A isoform X3 has protein sequence MCSCEKVDFSITPRTVARLVYEAEQEKNNGVNSSNASTASNSPRSTPGSSPYLRRRVLGGRASEGETGGDRSAGGSESPLLPTPSSSTSSYPLSARHFTRNAKKMQSWYNVLSPTYKQRNEDFRKLFKKLPDTERLIVDYSCALQRDILLQGRLYLSENWLCFYSNIFRWETTITILLKDVTSLTKEKTAKLIPNAIQISTEHEKHFFTSFGARDRSFMMIFRLWQNALMDKTLSPKELWHIVHQCYGTELGLTSEDDDYVSPTAEHMNGLLPGDEPVSVTDLLDLGSVPVAPVASSPPSSASVLPCALGSSPPCFSSTSCLPVEVPSTRASIEPEPSPPSSQSSLPPSTNTGAAPSSTIMEEDGDSQSESVNQSLQSLPTVPHSLGNLSSLDITNDEELPTDPSNSSDTQEESEVESFCTDLRGRLHINTVVRMSVDKLHDLLFSDTHFIQHLFSQRHFTDLSVHEWQQDSSSGNSSRVLSYTIAINNPLGPKTAPVVETQTLHKSSTRGECYVVDSEVITSGIPYQDYFYTLHRYCLTSVNKHKSRLRVSSDICYRKQPWSLVKALIEKNTWSGIEEYYRHMEMEVCKLETLLQSDVSVVSPGDMPSADSAKTPPGLRRRKRNCPRRAGERERERDGAGGGGGERGDRGIGDERERGEAGAQYVKLGMRWRGSGNNNNSISTILLIVSFILVVLVALNMMLFYKLWALERAAHTLETWHSYSLTDSPLPQTAGEWAQVLQLQRQFHQAQMNKWQQILQSSVTLLDQMKQSLEKLHRGMIPPEVQEESESEPETLMDQ, from the exons ATGTGTTCCTGCGAGAAAGTGGATTTTAGCATCACTCCTCGTACTGTCGCCCGTCTGGTGTATGAGGCCGAACAGGAAAAAAACAATGGGGTAAATTCATCCAACGCCAg TACAGCCAGTAATTCTCCACGCAGTACTCCCGGTAGCTCGCCCTACCTGCGCCGCCGTGTGCTGGGAGGCAGAGCCAGCGAAGGGGAGACAGGCGGGGACAGAAGCGCTGGGGGTTCAGAGAGCCCCCTGCTTCCTACTCCCTCCTCATCCACCTCCTCCTACCCGCTCTCGGCCCGACACTTCACCCGCAATGCCAAG AAAATGCAGAGCTGGTATAAT GTTCTCAGCCCAACATACAAACAGAGGAATGAAGACTTTCGTAAACTCTTTAAAAAGCTTCCTGATACAGAGCGTCTCATAGTGG ACTACTCATGTGCACTGCAGAGAGACATTCTGCTCCAGGGACGCCTCTACCTGTCGGAGAACTGGCTCTGCTTCTATAGTAATATCTTTCGATGGGAGACTACG ATAACCATACTGCTGAAAGATGTGACCAGTCTGACCAAGGAGAAGACGGCCAAGCTCATCCCCAACGCCATCCAAATTAGCACTGAACACGAGAAG CACTTCTTTACATCATTTGGGGCGAGGGATCGCAGCTTCatgatgatcttcagactatggcAGAATGCACTGATGGATAAG ACTCTGTCTCCAAAAGAGCTTTGGCACATCGTTCACCAGTGTTACGGCACTGAGCTGGGGCTCACTAGTGAAGATGATGACTATGTCTCCCCTACTGCTGAACATATGAACGGCCTGCT GCCAGGCGATGAGCCGGTCTCCGTCACTGACCTGCTGGATCTGGGTTCAGTGCCTGTGGCTCCGGTAGCCTCCTCTCCACCCTCATCTGCCTCCGTTCTTCCCTGCGCTTTAGGATCTTCACCTCCATGCTTCTCTTCCACTTCCTGCCTGCCTGTGGAGGTGCCATCTACCCGGGCCAGCATCGAACCTGAGCCCAGTCCACCCAGCTCCCAAAGCTCATTGCCACCCTCTACAAACACTGGAGCTGCCCCGTCCTCAACC ATTATGGAAGAAGACGGGGACAGCCAGTCAGAATCGGTCAATCAGTCACTTCAGTCTCTTCCCACTGTCCCACACAGCCTGGGAAACCTCTCGTCACTGGATATCACCAATGATGAAGAGCTCCCAACTGACCCCAGCAACTCCTCTGACACTCAGGAAGAGA GTGAGGTGGAGTCCTTCTGTACGGATCTCAGAGGCCGGCTGCATATCAACACAGTGGTTCGCATGAGCGTGGACAAGCTCCACGACCTTCTGTTCTCAGACACTCACTTCATACAGCACCTCTTCTCACAGCGTCACTTCACTG ATCTCTCTGTGCACGAGTGGCAGCAGGACAGCAGCAGTGGGAACAGCAGTAGAGTTTTGAGTTACACCATCGCCATCAACAACCCACTGGGCCCAAAAACTgctcctgtggtggaaacacag ACTCTCCACAAGAGCAGCACCCGGGGGGAGTGTTACGTGGTGGACTCGGAGGTCATAACCTCAGGCATTCCCTACCAGGACTACTTCTACACATTACACAGATACTGCCTCACCTCTGTCAACAAGCACAAGAGCCGCCTCAG ggtCTCGTCTGATATCTGCTACAGGAAGCAGCCGTGGAGTCTTGTGAAAGCTCTGATAGAGAAGAACACTTGGAGCGGCATTGAAGAGTATTACAGACACATGG AGATGGAGGTGTGTAAGCTGGAAACGCTGTTGCAGTCAGATGTTTCTGTTGTGAGCCCTGGGGACATGCCATCTGCGGACTCCGCCAAGACTCCCCCCGGCCTGCGCAGACGCAAACGCAACTGTCCCAGACGAGCAGGAGAGCGGGAGAGAGAACGGGACGGAGCGGGAGGAGGAGGCGGGGAGCGGGGCGACCGAGGAATTGGAGATGAGCGTGAAAGGGGGGAAGCTG gtgctcAGTATGTGAAATTAGGGATGAGGTGGCGCGGATCCGGCAACAACAACAATAGCATCTCCACCATCCTGCTCATTGTGAGCTTCAT tctggtcgttctggtggcTCTGAACATGATGCTCTTCTACAAACTCTGGGCGCTTGAGCGGGCCGCGCACACACTGGAGACTTGGCACTCGTACTCTTTAACTGACAG TCCTCTGCCGCAGACAGCAGGAGAATGGGCGCAGGTCCTGCAGCTCCAGAGGCAGTTCCACCAGGCCCAGATGAACAAATGGCAGCAGATCCTACAATCTTCTGTTACACttctggatcag ATGAAACAGTCTCTGGAGAAGCTCCACAGAGGAATGATCCCACCTGAGGTGCAGGAGGAGTCTGAATCAGAACCAGAAACTCTGATGGATCAGTGA
- the LOC127975468 gene encoding protein Aster-A isoform X4 gives MFDTASNSPRSTPGSSPYLRRRVLGGRASEGETGGDRSAGGSESPLLPTPSSSTSSYPLSARHFTRNAKKMQSWYNVLSPTYKQRNEDFRKLFKKLPDTERLIVDYSCALQRDILLQGRLYLSENWLCFYSNIFRWETTITILLKDVTSLTKEKTAKLIPNAIQISTEHEKHFFTSFGARDRSFMMIFRLWQNALMDKTLSPKELWHIVHQCYGTELGLTSEDDDYVSPTAEHMNGLLPGDEPVSVTDLLDLGSVPVAPVASSPPSSASVLPCALGSSPPCFSSTSCLPVEVPSTRASIEPEPSPPSSQSSLPPSTNTGAAPSSTIMEEDGDSQSESVNQSLQSLPTVPHSLGNLSSLDITNDEELPTDPSNSSDTQEESEVESFCTDLRGRLHINTVVRMSVDKLHDLLFSDTHFIQHLFSQRHFTDLSVHEWQQDSSSGNSSRVLSYTIAINNPLGPKTAPVVETQTLHKSSTRGECYVVDSEVITSGIPYQDYFYTLHRYCLTSVNKHKSRLRVSSDICYRKQPWSLVKALIEKNTWSGIEEYYRHMEMEVCKLETLLQSDVSVVSPGDMPSADSAKTPPGLRRRKRNCPRRAGERERERDGAGGGGGERGDRGIGDERERGEAGAQYVKLGMRWRGSGNNNNSISTILLIVSFILVVLVALNMMLFYKLWALERAAHTLETWHSYSLTDSPLPQTAGEWAQVLQLQRQFHQAQMNKWQQILQSSVTLLDQMKQSLEKLHRGMIPPEVQEESESEPETLMDQ, from the exons ATGTTCGA TACAGCCAGTAATTCTCCACGCAGTACTCCCGGTAGCTCGCCCTACCTGCGCCGCCGTGTGCTGGGAGGCAGAGCCAGCGAAGGGGAGACAGGCGGGGACAGAAGCGCTGGGGGTTCAGAGAGCCCCCTGCTTCCTACTCCCTCCTCATCCACCTCCTCCTACCCGCTCTCGGCCCGACACTTCACCCGCAATGCCAAG AAAATGCAGAGCTGGTATAAT GTTCTCAGCCCAACATACAAACAGAGGAATGAAGACTTTCGTAAACTCTTTAAAAAGCTTCCTGATACAGAGCGTCTCATAGTGG ACTACTCATGTGCACTGCAGAGAGACATTCTGCTCCAGGGACGCCTCTACCTGTCGGAGAACTGGCTCTGCTTCTATAGTAATATCTTTCGATGGGAGACTACG ATAACCATACTGCTGAAAGATGTGACCAGTCTGACCAAGGAGAAGACGGCCAAGCTCATCCCCAACGCCATCCAAATTAGCACTGAACACGAGAAG CACTTCTTTACATCATTTGGGGCGAGGGATCGCAGCTTCatgatgatcttcagactatggcAGAATGCACTGATGGATAAG ACTCTGTCTCCAAAAGAGCTTTGGCACATCGTTCACCAGTGTTACGGCACTGAGCTGGGGCTCACTAGTGAAGATGATGACTATGTCTCCCCTACTGCTGAACATATGAACGGCCTGCT GCCAGGCGATGAGCCGGTCTCCGTCACTGACCTGCTGGATCTGGGTTCAGTGCCTGTGGCTCCGGTAGCCTCCTCTCCACCCTCATCTGCCTCCGTTCTTCCCTGCGCTTTAGGATCTTCACCTCCATGCTTCTCTTCCACTTCCTGCCTGCCTGTGGAGGTGCCATCTACCCGGGCCAGCATCGAACCTGAGCCCAGTCCACCCAGCTCCCAAAGCTCATTGCCACCCTCTACAAACACTGGAGCTGCCCCGTCCTCAACC ATTATGGAAGAAGACGGGGACAGCCAGTCAGAATCGGTCAATCAGTCACTTCAGTCTCTTCCCACTGTCCCACACAGCCTGGGAAACCTCTCGTCACTGGATATCACCAATGATGAAGAGCTCCCAACTGACCCCAGCAACTCCTCTGACACTCAGGAAGAGA GTGAGGTGGAGTCCTTCTGTACGGATCTCAGAGGCCGGCTGCATATCAACACAGTGGTTCGCATGAGCGTGGACAAGCTCCACGACCTTCTGTTCTCAGACACTCACTTCATACAGCACCTCTTCTCACAGCGTCACTTCACTG ATCTCTCTGTGCACGAGTGGCAGCAGGACAGCAGCAGTGGGAACAGCAGTAGAGTTTTGAGTTACACCATCGCCATCAACAACCCACTGGGCCCAAAAACTgctcctgtggtggaaacacag ACTCTCCACAAGAGCAGCACCCGGGGGGAGTGTTACGTGGTGGACTCGGAGGTCATAACCTCAGGCATTCCCTACCAGGACTACTTCTACACATTACACAGATACTGCCTCACCTCTGTCAACAAGCACAAGAGCCGCCTCAG ggtCTCGTCTGATATCTGCTACAGGAAGCAGCCGTGGAGTCTTGTGAAAGCTCTGATAGAGAAGAACACTTGGAGCGGCATTGAAGAGTATTACAGACACATGG AGATGGAGGTGTGTAAGCTGGAAACGCTGTTGCAGTCAGATGTTTCTGTTGTGAGCCCTGGGGACATGCCATCTGCGGACTCCGCCAAGACTCCCCCCGGCCTGCGCAGACGCAAACGCAACTGTCCCAGACGAGCAGGAGAGCGGGAGAGAGAACGGGACGGAGCGGGAGGAGGAGGCGGGGAGCGGGGCGACCGAGGAATTGGAGATGAGCGTGAAAGGGGGGAAGCTG gtgctcAGTATGTGAAATTAGGGATGAGGTGGCGCGGATCCGGCAACAACAACAATAGCATCTCCACCATCCTGCTCATTGTGAGCTTCAT tctggtcgttctggtggcTCTGAACATGATGCTCTTCTACAAACTCTGGGCGCTTGAGCGGGCCGCGCACACACTGGAGACTTGGCACTCGTACTCTTTAACTGACAG TCCTCTGCCGCAGACAGCAGGAGAATGGGCGCAGGTCCTGCAGCTCCAGAGGCAGTTCCACCAGGCCCAGATGAACAAATGGCAGCAGATCCTACAATCTTCTGTTACACttctggatcag ATGAAACAGTCTCTGGAGAAGCTCCACAGAGGAATGATCCCACCTGAGGTGCAGGAGGAGTCTGAATCAGAACCAGAAACTCTGATGGATCAGTGA